The DNA region GCGCCGGAGGTCGCGGCCGAGGCCCTGGAGCGGGTGCTCGGCGCGGTGCGGCCGGCGCCGCGGCCGTCCGGTCCGCGGCGCCGCGAGCGGGTCGTGGTGTCGATCTACGACGACGCGGAGAACTCCGACTACCGGGGCGGCGGCGCGCTGGTGGTGGAGAAGCTGGCCCGGCGGCTCGCCGAGCACTACGAGGTCACGGTGGTGACGGCCGGCCGGTCCGGCGGCAGCGTGCGGCGGCACGGCGTCCGCTATGTGCGGCTGCCGGTGTGCCGGGCCGGTCCGCGCGCCGGGCAGCTGCTGTTCCTCGGGCTCCTGCCGTTCGTGGCGCGCCGCATCCCGCACGACGTGTGGCTGGAGTCCTTCACGCCGCCGTTCTCGACGAGTTTCCTGCCGCTCGTGTCGCGCGCGCCGGTGGTCGGCATCGACCAGGGGCGCAGCGCCGAGGCCCTGTGGCGCCGCTACCACCTGCCGTTCTTCCTGGTGGAGCGGGTCGGGCTGCGCTGCTACCGGCACATCGTGGCGATGAACGAGGCGGACGCCTCGGCGGTGCGGCGGCTCAGTCCGCGGGCCGACGTGCACGTGATCGCCAACGGGGTGGAGCCGCGGCAGCTCGACGACGCCCGGCTGGGCAGCGGCGACTCGATCCTCTTCCTGGGGCGGATCGACACCTGGACCAAGGGGCTCGACCTGCTGCTCGACGCGTACGAGACGGCCCGGCCGCCGATGGAGCTGGTGCTCGCGGGCGGCGGCACCGCGGCCGAGGAGCGCAGGCTCGGGCAGCTGCTCGCGGGGCGGGATCTCGGGGTGCGGCTCGTGGGGTACGCGGACGAGGAGCTGAAGCGGCGGCTGCTGCGGGACAGCGCGTTCGTGGTGCTGCCCTCGCGGCACGAGACCTTCGGCCTGGTGGCCCTGGAGGGGATGTCGTACGGGAAGCCGGTGCTGCACTTCGACCTGCCGGCGCTGCGCTGGATGCGGGGCGGCGGGGACGTGGCGGTGGCGCCGTTCGACACGACGGCGTTCGGCGAGCGGATGCGGGCTCTCGCGACGGATCCGGCGCTGCGCCGCCGGCTCGGGCGGCAGGCCGGGCTCGCCGCGCAGCACTACACCTGGGACGAGATGACGGGCCGCTATCTGGCGCTGACCCGCCGGCTCGTGGAAGGCCCCGCCGGGGCGCGGCGGCCGCGGAAGGACCGGAGAGTGCCATGGCAGACCGCCCCCTGACCCCGCCGACCGCACCGACCGCACCGGCGCCCGCGCCGACCGCGCCCGCCGCGGGGACCGGCTCGTCCGCGCTCGCCGTCCTGACCGCGCTTGCCGGGTCCGGTGAGGTGCTCGTGCTTTCGCCGCATCCCGACGACGCCGTGCTGTCCTGCGGGGCGCTGCTCCGCCGGCTCGCGGACCGGACGGCGGTGACGGTGATGACCGTGTTCACGGAGGCCGCGCCCCCGCCGTACACCCTGTCGGCCCGCCAGTTCCTGCGGCAGACCGGCGCGGTGGACGCCGAGGAGCTGTACGCGGCGCGGCGCGCCGAGGACGCGGCGGTGCTCGGGCGGCTCGGTGTGGCCCGCTTCCACGCGGGGTTCGTGGACGGTCTGTTCCGCCGGGACGCGGAGCCGGCGCGGTGGCGCCGGCGGGCGGCCCGGCTGCTGCCCGAGGTCGGGCACGTGTATCCGACGTACCGGCTGCATCTGGCGCGCGGCCGGGTGGCGCCGCGGGACGCGGAGACGGTGCGCCGGGTGACGGACACGGTGCGCGAGCTGCTGGCGCCCGGGCAGGGCGTGCTGCTCGCGCCGCTGGGCGTGGGCGGGCACGCCGACCACGTCCTGGTGCGCACGGCGGCCGGCCTGAGCGGTCTGCCGGCCGTCTACTACAGCGACTTCCCCTACAACCTGCGGGCCGCGCCGGACCCGGCGTTCACCGGGCCGCTCGCCGCGACGGAGCTCTCCTTCGCGCGCGGGCTCGACGCCAAGGCCGAGCTGGTGCGGGGCTATCGGACGCAGGTGGGGGCGCTGTTCCCGGACGGGACGGTGCCGCGCGTCCCCGAGGTGTATCTGGTTCCCGCCGGGGTGGCAGGCGCCCCGGACCGTCCGTCGGGAGGCGTGACATGACCCTCTCCGGTTCCTCCGCCGCGCCGGCGGCCGACCGGACGCGCGAGCCGTCCGGGCCGCCCGGGCCTGCGCCGCACCGCCGGCTCCGACCGGTGCCGACGGCGGTGTACGCGCTCGGCGTGGCGGTCCTGACGGTGGTGCTGCGCCTGGTGAACGTCGGCCGGGCCGGCGATCTGTTCGTGGACGAGGTGATCTACCAGGAGCTGGGGCGCGGTGCCGCCCAGGGCGGTTTCCCCGGCACCTCCGAGGGCCTGTTCTTCCTCCATCCGCCCGGCTTCTTCTATCTGGAGGCGGGCTGGATGAAGCTGGTCGGCACGCACCAGGACGTGATCGCCGAGGTGCACTCGCTGCGCGTCATGAACGCGCTGCTCGCCGGTGTGACGGCGGCGCTCCTGGTGGCCCTGGTGGCGCGGGTCCGTTCGCGCCCGGCCGGTCTGGTCGCCGGACTCCTGTTCGCCCTGGACCAGTTCTGCATCCGGCAGAACAACCGAGTGCTGCTGGAGACGGAGACGATGGTGTGGGTGCTCGCGGGCTTCCTGGTCCTGGTGCCGCTGTGCCGGGCCGATCCGCCGCCGCGGGCCCGCGCCCGGGCGCTGCTC from Streptomyces fradiae includes:
- a CDS encoding glycosyltransferase — encoded protein: MTRFVNGAPPDSGRETGPRPPLLVAVSGPDHTGKSSLVRALAGQLRQRGFAVAAVHAYGCVLCRRFPVPPRVREEEEPGGTGAGGWAQRTARPERRGSWFRRAHAYLDAGELDLRIAVARRAVSAVARGRPVVVLTDRGPLDGLVKFGLRPDRGAARRFARTAGRYDLTLLPDTLPDTLAGRGWEQRTGSPAAWWARHRDWAARLPRVVRIDGERTAPEVAAEALERVLGAVRPAPRPSGPRRRERVVVSIYDDAENSDYRGGGALVVEKLARRLAEHYEVTVVTAGRSGGSVRRHGVRYVRLPVCRAGPRAGQLLFLGLLPFVARRIPHDVWLESFTPPFSTSFLPLVSRAPVVGIDQGRSAEALWRRYHLPFFLVERVGLRCYRHIVAMNEADASAVRRLSPRADVHVIANGVEPRQLDDARLGSGDSILFLGRIDTWTKGLDLLLDAYETARPPMELVLAGGGTAAEERRLGQLLAGRDLGVRLVGYADEELKRRLLRDSAFVVLPSRHETFGLVALEGMSYGKPVLHFDLPALRWMRGGGDVAVAPFDTTAFGERMRALATDPALRRRLGRQAGLAAQHYTWDEMTGRYLALTRRLVEGPAGARRPRKDRRVPWQTAP
- a CDS encoding PIG-L deacetylase family protein, which translates into the protein MADRPLTPPTAPTAPAPAPTAPAAGTGSSALAVLTALAGSGEVLVLSPHPDDAVLSCGALLRRLADRTAVTVMTVFTEAAPPPYTLSARQFLRQTGAVDAEELYAARRAEDAAVLGRLGVARFHAGFVDGLFRRDAEPARWRRRAARLLPEVGHVYPTYRLHLARGRVAPRDAETVRRVTDTVRELLAPGQGVLLAPLGVGGHADHVLVRTAAGLSGLPAVYYSDFPYNLRAAPDPAFTGPLAATELSFARGLDAKAELVRGYRTQVGALFPDGTVPRVPEVYLVPAGVAGAPDRPSGGVT